CCCTGGTGCACAGTGAAGAAGATCAAGAAGGAGTTTACAGTTATTGAGCCCATTGATATCAACACACCATCCCTTCTTGTAAGCTTGACTTGCTAATGATCTTTTTGATTAtgcaggatgtttttttttgtgatttctgGTTTTGAAGACAAGCAAAGCTCCAAACATGCTAAATTTTAACTCTTAATTTGCAGGCACCTCAGGCTGGAACCAAAGAGAAGATGGCCCGCGCCTGGTACCGTAACTTCGGGCAGGTTTCAATCACTGCAAAAATCGACCGTAAAGGCTACACACCAGGTGAGGGCAACATACCTTACGCATATATTTGTAGAGATCAGatgtattaagaaaaaaaataaataaaaccaacaCACTAATGCAttattcttccttttttttttattataggtgAAGTGATCCCAGTCTTTGCAGAATTCGATAACTCAACTTCACGATCAGTGGTGCCCAAGGCTTATATCACTCAGACGCAGACGTTTATCGCAAGGGGTACCATGAAGCAAAAGCGCTCTGTCGTTGCCACACTGTGTGGAGATGCAGTGGGAGCGCGGCGTAGAGAGACCTGGCACGGCCGAGCCATCAAAATCCCTCCTGTTGGGCCGTCCATCCTCCAGTGTCGCATCATCAAAGTGGAATACATGCTCAGGGTGAGTGCTGATGTTTCTGCATCCGTCTGCAACTGCTCTTTAGGTTTCACTGGTTTGAACTACGAAGTTTAATTGTCGTCTTCATATGTGTAATGTAATGTCTTTTTATTTCTCAATCCATTAGGTTTGTGTGGATGTTCCTGGTACCTCCAAGCTGTGTCTGGAGCTTCCACTGGTCATGGGGACCATCCCTCTCCATCCTTTCGGCAGCCGCACCTCCAGCGTCAGCAGCCAGTACAGTCTGAACCTGGAGTGGCTCCGCATGGCCATCCCCGAGCAGCCTGAGCGTGAGTATCTTAACCATAGTCTTGTGTTTTTCTTCTATACCTCATGTTAGCATTCTTTCAAGCACACATTTGACACGTTTGTTTCTTacctttcttcttttttatttttttttaaacagctccTCCTGAGTACAGCTCCGTCGTGACTGAGGAAGAGTCCGTGCAGAATTCTGCAGCTCGACAAGAGGAGGACCTCAGTGGGGTGCTGGAGCGGCCTTTCATGGCCTATGTGCAGGAATTCCGATTCAGGCCACCTCCTGTGTACAGTGAGGTAAGCAAGCACATCAAACGGTGATTATTTGGAACGTGTTGACGTTCCAAAGCCGTAAACAATTCCTCAACTTCTACAACTTTTACAACTTCTGAAGTGTCTCAATTACTAAAAACCTCATTCATTCCCCTTCCATCCTCAGGTGGACCCCAATCCTCAGCCCTTCAACATGAGACCCCGTTGCATGACCTGTTGAACGCCATTGCATCTGAGCATCATGTGGTGATGTGCTGATTGAAACGAAGCAAAGATTTGCTTTCTTCCTGGATGCCCTGGATCGCTGAGACTGGTACTCATCTCTTGGGACTTGCCTCATCGCCCAAGGGTCTGCAGTGCCAATCGAGTGGAGGGGCCGAGAAGGAGGAATCGGTTGCTTGATTGACTGATTGGACTATCTGGCCGGATAATATTCTTTCACATCCTTTCAAGTCCCTGCAAGAGAGGGAAAAGGTGCGAGTTGGATGGATTTGTCTGGTCATTTCAGAGTCCTCAGACCTCAGTCTGCTGTGGTCAGTGCCCGCTAACGATCGACTGTCAACCTACCAAGTTTGCAACTGGTGGAAATCTGTGGACTGTTTGTGTTCTGGGGAAGGAGATTAAACCAAGAAGAAGAAGCCGCTTATAAATGGTGCCTAACCGTGAAGGTTCCTGTATTTATTTCAAGTGAACATTTTGGTTTATCCTGTATTAATATCATCACCTAATAGTTGACGCAATAATGTCGCAATAATGAACTGTCGACCCTGATCTGTGGTAGCCAAAATGCTTCCTTCCAAAGTGCCTTCCCTTGCTTTCCCTATTACAGTCCTACCATCAAGAAATAATGTTAATCTTATGATTTTAAGCTCGTATGTTGTGCTGTGTATGCAGGTGACATAAGATCTAGTGTAAAGGTAGTGCAGGTTCAGACCTGCTGCGATATGCACGGGTGATACTGGGCATGAAAGTTAAGCTGTGTGCCAATGAGATTTGTCAGATATTGCATTAGAATCGTGGAGGCAGCAAAGTTTGTGTGGGTTTTATTcttgaagagaaaaaaacaaacaaacccacCATCGTACTTCTGAAGTTTGGTAGACTTGAACTTGTCAGGCTTGAgtgcgagaaagaaagagagagagagagagagaaacagagaggatgCGCTGATGGCATGTAGCTGCTCATCAGTGTTCGTGTCTTAATTCGCAAAGAAAGAAAGCGAATGCAAagctacatatatacatattcataTACCAATGTTACTGGGAATGATTACTGCTCAGTTCTGCTGATTGGCTGTTGTGGTGTTTTCTGCCAGTGgatgtacaaaaaatatatgatCATTACTCAACATAAAACAACAGCACAGTTCAGTACAAAGCTGCAGCAGGCACAAACTATTAGAGCTCTAGTAACGTCAGGAGGAGGATGATTACGAGCCATGTTTGTTCAAGGtgccttattttttcttttttttgtcttgttttgttgtttttaacagCAATCAATATCGAGTACAGGGATTATGCACAATGTTGCAGTAAGCTTTGAACTTGTTATGCCACTCTGAAGTGTACTTAACATTCCAAAAAATGGGAAGGATTTTCCTCATTTCCAAATGACTTCAGGTTGGAACACACTGAATGTAAAGTTCATGGCACTCATGTAAACATGAATGTATTTTCTAGTCTTTTTTCCAtgtcaaatatattttttgcatatcattttataataaaaacaaaagaaaaagtaaaCGTACAATCTTGGTTGGTTTTACTTTATCTAACTGAATAcaaccagaggtgtcaagtaatgaaatacaaatactAAATGTATCTTGAGTAGAAATTTTGGTAATTTGGTAATTCCTTTTTTAGgcaacttttttacttttactctttacAATTATATGAAATTTCTACTCCTGGTAGAAATTAGCATTTAATTTCAGCCTTTTAATTTTATCgtaagataaaaaagaaaacctATCCAGCTAAATCTCTCCGTCCAGAGTGAATTTGGTTGTGGTttgatgagaagtataaacatataccattctgacaccctattggttgaTACGCGACCCACTATTGAATCATGAGCGAAATGTCCcaaataagcttctttaatatatttgtattatacaaaatacatttacacaaTACATTTTCAATAAGCAAATATGCGGCTGAAAACAGTTAGACTAGTTCATCCCAAAATATTCACCATCATTACcgttttaatataacatttatagtcattatggcttttagaaaaatattttttatttcttgttatttatgtttaagtagttttaaaacgagtacttaaacttaaataaaaaagcttgagttgatacttaaaTTTCTACTTTAGGTATTTTAAAGTCTAGTATCCATATTTCTGCCTTTTTTCACACCTTTATATACAACCGCTTGTGAATGGCAGCACAACGTATTCACCAGTCATGAAACATGACAGCATGCATGACCATAATAAGATGGATTTGTGGGCTACTCCACCACTTTGTTATGGCGTCCAAGTCTGCTGTGAAGTCCAGGGAAATCTAGGTTTACTCCTGCTGTCAGCATGACTGCGGCTGACCGCTTAAAAcccattccaaagaacacagagctttttttttcttcttcttcctttctgGCTGTGTGTTTCTGGAAGTATGGTTTAACACCAAGCAAGCTTTGAAGTGTTTTAGAATATTTGAAGACTTTCCTACAACTTAAAACACAGATGTTTGGAAACTCTGGCTGATCTTCAAGCTGTAAAGTGTCGCCATTTTTTATGGCACATACTGTAAATCTGTCTGGCTCGTGGAAGATAAAGATGAACCTTTAATCACATAGAAACCATGAGCCGGCAGGTACAGCCACACACCTTGAATCATCTGACTTGCCTTTAAGTGTGCTTATTATGGGCAGAACAGCTGTAAATTACTAAGAAATACTATGAAGAGCAGGAACCTCAACTAAAGCACCATAGGTTCTAATGTTTTTGTAAACCCTTTGGACCCTGTATGTAATCCCCCATTTTTAACCCCCATATCTATATTAAGGTCACAGTTAAGTGAAGGATAATGGAATAGTATGGTAAATCTTGGTGTCAAGTGGTTAATGATCCAATAAGTGACATCAAAGATAATACTCGGTACAAATACAATACTTTTTACAATGTTTTCTGACAattaaaaagcttaatttgatGTTTAACTATCGGTAAACCTATTCCTAGCTAAAAGCTGTTaagattttagcttttagcttggaGTACTGGTGTTTGGTTTGTGGCTTTGtggaagaagatgaagaaaattCACTGTTAATTCAGcacaaaaaagttaaaatgttaatatgCTCAAATATTCCCCAATTATAAAAAGTATCGTACACTTGAAAGTCTGATTAAAAGGCCTAAAAAAGGCAAATTTTCCTTGTTGTTCTCTGTAGGCCCCACATTTAAGAAGTGATCTTGTAGATTAATCTCAAAAATGGAAGTTGGAGGAGCTCAGTAGACTTTAGTGACCAAAGAAATTACATAATCTCCAATTTGCCA
The DNA window shown above is from Astyanax mexicanus isolate ESR-SI-001 chromosome 16, AstMex3_surface, whole genome shotgun sequence and carries:
- the arrdc2 gene encoding arrestin domain-containing protein 2 isoform X2, with product MAFKNIERFALELDGPEDAVYGSGEPVSGRVVLELRREVRVAALEVFGRGAATAHWLENRSAGVNTAYSDYTSKITYFRKRQRLIRDNGELTTLPAGRHEYPFSFQLPEETLVTSFEGKHGSIRYWVKVKLHRPWCTVKKIKKEFTVIEPIDINTPSLLAPQAGTKEKMARAWYRNFGQVSITAKIDRKGYTPGEVIPVFAEFDNSTSRSVVPKAYITQTQTFIARGTMKQKRSVVATLCGDAVGARRRETWHGRAIKIPPVGPSILQCRIIKVEYMLRVCVDVPGTSKLCLELPLVMGTIPLHPFGSRTSSVSSQYSLNLEWLRMAIPEQPEPPPEYSSVVTEEESVQNSAARQEEDLSGVLERPFMAYVQEFRFRPPPVYSEVDPNPQPFNMRPRCMTC
- the arrdc2 gene encoding arrestin domain-containing protein 2 isoform X1, whose protein sequence is MIFDKLKKFLIVFDSPEVDSPPVFSSGDVVSGRVVLELSAESSVESLKLHAEGFAKVHWTESRSAGSSTAYTQNYSDEVEYLNRREVLLQADNGELTTLPAGRHEYPFSFQLPEETLVTSFEGKHGSIRYWVKVKLHRPWCTVKKIKKEFTVIEPIDINTPSLLAPQAGTKEKMARAWYRNFGQVSITAKIDRKGYTPGEVIPVFAEFDNSTSRSVVPKAYITQTQTFIARGTMKQKRSVVATLCGDAVGARRRETWHGRAIKIPPVGPSILQCRIIKVEYMLRVCVDVPGTSKLCLELPLVMGTIPLHPFGSRTSSVSSQYSLNLEWLRMAIPEQPEPPPEYSSVVTEEESVQNSAARQEEDLSGVLERPFMAYVQEFRFRPPPVYSEVDPNPQPFNMRPRCMTC